A DNA window from Rhinolophus sinicus isolate RSC01 linkage group LG10, ASM3656204v1, whole genome shotgun sequence contains the following coding sequences:
- the JAGN1 gene encoding protein jagunal homolog 1 produces the protein MASRAGPRAAGTDGSDFQHRERVAKHYQMSVTLKYEIKKLIYVHLVLWLLLVAKMSVGHLRLLSHDQVAMPYQWEYPYLLSIMPSLLGLLSFPRNNISYLVLSMISMGLFSIAPLIYGSMEMFPAAQQLYRHGKAYRFLFGFSAVSVMYLVLVLAVQVHAWQLYYSKKLLDSWFTSTQEKKRK, from the exons ATGGCGTCTCGGGCAGGCCCGCGAGCTGCCGGCACAGACGGCAGCGACTTTCAGCACCGGGAGCGCGTCGCCAAGCACTACCAGATGAG TGTGACCCTCAAGTATGAAATCAAGAAGCTGATCTACGTGCATCTGGTCTTATGGCTGTTGCTGGTTGCCAAGATGAGCGTGGGACACCTGAGGCTCTTGTCACATGATCAAGTGGCCATGCCCTATCAGTGGGAGTACCCATATTTGCTGAGCATCATGCCCTCACTCTTGggcctcctctccttcccccgcAACAACATTAGCTACCTGGTGCTCTCCATGATCAGCATGGGGCTCTTTTCCATCGCCCCCCTCATTTATGGCAGCATGGAGATGTTCCCTGCTGCCCAGCAGCTCTACCGCCATGGCAAGGCCTACCGCTTCCTCTTCGGTTTTTCTGCTGTCTCCGTCATGTACCTGGTGTTGGTGCTGGCGGTCCAAGTGCATGCCTGGCAGTTATACTACAGCAAGAAGCTCCTAGACTCTTGGTTCACCAGCACACAAGAGAAGAAGCGTAAATGA